From a single Funiculus sociatus GB2-C1 genomic region:
- a CDS encoding hemolysin family protein translates to MIFLPVGSYILVASDIGPLLGSVWLDIAVLGLMLLFSAFFSGSETALTALDNLKLRALMKEQSDLSRMFSLVLENRARFITTLLVGNNLVNNFSAILTSNLFALWLGNAGIGIATAVVTFLVLIFGEVTPKSLAVNNVMAVFKFSIRPIYLLSIALAPIIYLFETIAQSVIRLFQRGAVQEGESLKDLQLMIEILGGKGKLDLDKHQLLNKALMLDSLSAHDLVKPRIEMRTISHEATLQEFVNLCLETGYSRIPVQEESKDQIVGIVHLKRALQQLNQLRKEGIDNGLVTEAMDPPVYVPDTKRVANLLKEMLQQRLHIVIVVDEYGGTVGLITLEDILEELVGEIYDESDFPSRAITVRNIPRFGGG, encoded by the coding sequence GTGATTTTTTTACCTGTTGGGTCATACATTCTGGTTGCTTCTGATATCGGTCCGCTTTTAGGAAGTGTTTGGCTCGATATCGCAGTTTTGGGATTGATGCTTTTGTTTTCGGCTTTTTTCTCCGGTTCCGAAACCGCTCTGACGGCGCTGGACAATCTTAAGCTCAGGGCGCTGATGAAAGAGCAGAGCGACCTAAGCCGGATGTTCTCACTGGTACTAGAGAACCGCGCTCGATTTATTACTACCCTCCTTGTCGGCAACAACCTGGTCAATAATTTTTCAGCGATTTTGACCAGTAATTTATTTGCCCTTTGGCTGGGTAATGCGGGTATAGGAATTGCCACAGCTGTTGTCACTTTTCTGGTGTTAATTTTTGGCGAAGTTACACCGAAATCTCTGGCTGTTAACAATGTGATGGCAGTTTTTAAGTTTTCCATTCGCCCGATATACTTGCTTTCAATTGCTTTAGCACCCATCATTTATCTGTTTGAAACTATTGCCCAGAGTGTGATTCGCCTGTTTCAGAGAGGTGCTGTTCAGGAGGGAGAGTCATTAAAAGACCTCCAACTGATGATTGAAATTTTGGGCGGTAAGGGCAAACTGGATTTGGATAAACACCAGCTGCTGAATAAAGCCCTGATGCTAGATAGTCTCAGCGCCCACGATCTCGTCAAGCCCCGGATTGAGATGCGGACTATCTCCCATGAGGCAACTTTGCAGGAATTTGTAAATCTTTGTTTGGAGACGGGATATTCCCGCATCCCTGTGCAGGAGGAGTCTAAGGATCAAATTGTGGGAATTGTTCACCTGAAGCGGGCGCTCCAGCAGCTCAATCAATTGCGAAAAGAAGGGATTGACAATGGACTGGTGACAGAGGCGATGGACCCGCCTGTGTATGTGCCAGACACCAAGCGAGTTGCGAATCTGCTCAAGGAGATGTTGCAACAGCGCCTGCACATTGTGATTGTGGTGGATGAGTATGGTGGCACGGTGGGGCTGATCACCCTGGAAGATATTCTGGAGGAGTTGGTGGGAGAGATTTATGATGAAAGTGATTTTCCGAGTCGGGCGATAACTGTGAGAAATATCCCGCGCTTCGGTGGAG